From the genome of Mustela lutreola isolate mMusLut2 chromosome 16, mMusLut2.pri, whole genome shotgun sequence, one region includes:
- the CIC gene encoding protein capicua homolog isoform X4: protein MYSAHRPLVPASGAASRGLGMFVWTNVEPRSVAVFPWHSLVPFLAPSQPDPSVQPSEAQQPASHPVASTQSKEPAESAAVAHEQPPGGTGSADPGRPPGATCPESPGPGPPHTLGVVEPGKGPPPTTEEEAPGPPGEPRLDSETESDHDDAFLSIMSPEIQLPLPPGKRRTQSLSALPKERDSSSEKDGRSPNKREKDHIRRPMNAFMIFSKRHRALVHQRHPNQDNRTVSKILGEWWYALGPKEKQKYHDLAFQVKEAHFKAHPDWKWCNKDRKKSSSEAKPASLGLAGGHKETRERSMSETGTAAAPGVSSELLSVAAQTLLSSDTKAPGSGSCGTERLHTVGGPGSARPRAFSHSGVHSLDGGEVDSQALQELTQMVSGPASYSGPKPSTQYGAPGPFSASGEGGALAAGGRPPLLPTRASRSQRAASEDMTSDEERMVICEEEGDDDVIADDGFGATDIDLKCKERVTDSESGDSSGEDPEGSKGFGQKVFSPVIRSSFTHCRPPLDPEPPGPPDPSPPAFGKGYGPTPSSSSSSPASSSVSAATSFPLGSGTFKAQESGQGSTAGPLRPPPPGAGGPGTPSKATRFLPSDPAAFRRKRPESVGGLEPPGPSVIAAPPGGGGSVLQTLVLPPNKEEREGSGTRMPSAPAPSLAYGAPTAPLSRPAATMVTNVVRPVSSTPVPIASKPFPTSGRAEASPNDTVGARTEPVTGSRAPGSSPLGVSLVYSDKKSAAASSPAPHLVAGPLLGTVGKAPATVTNLLVGTPGYGAPAPPAVQFIAQGAPGSGATTGSGAGAGSGPNGPVPLGILQPGTLGKAGGITQVQYILPTLPQQLQVAPAPAPAPGTKAAAPGGPAPTTSIRFTLPPGTSTNGKVLAATAPTPGIPILQSVPSAPPPKAQSVSPVQAPPSGGSAQLLPGKVLVPLAAPSMSVRGGGAGQPLPLVSPPFSVPLQNGAQPPSKIIQLTPVPVSTPSGLVPPLSPATLSGPTSQPQKVLLPSSTRITYVQSAGGHALPLGTSPTSSQAGTVTSYGPTSSVALGFTSLGPSGPAFVQPLLSGQAPLLAPGQVGVSPVPSPQLPPACTAPGGPVITAFYPGSPAPTSSATLAQPSQAPPGLVYTVATSTPPAATILPKGPPAPATATPAPTSPFPNASAGSMTYSLVAPKAQRPTPKAPQKVKAAIASIPVGSFEAGAPGRSGPAARQPLEPGPAREPPPTESELEGQPTTPAPPPPPETWAPMARSSPPPPPPAEERTSSKGPETVASKFPSSSSSDWRVPGLGLETRGEPPTPPSPAPAPASAPGGSGSSSSEGSSGRAAGDTPERKEAAGTGKKVKVRPPPLKKTFDSVDNRVLSEVDFEERFAELPEFRPEEVLPSPTLQSLATSPRAILGSYRKKRKNSTDLDSAPEDPTSPKRKMRRRSSCSSEPNTPKSAKCEGDIFTFDRTGTEAEDVLGELEYEKVPYSSLRRTLDQRRALVMQLFQDHGFFPSAQATAAFQARYADIFPSKVCLQLKIREVRQKIMQAATPTEQPPGAEASLPGPPPTGTAAAPVPTPSPAGGPDPTSPGSDSGTAPAAPPLPPPPEPGPGQPGWEGPPQPSPPPPGPSTAATGR from the exons ATGTACTCAGCCCACAGGCCCCTGGTGCCCGCGTCCGGCGCGGCCTCCCGTGGCCTCGGCATGTTCG TGTGGACAAATGTGGAACCTCGCTCTGTTGCCGTGTTCCCCTGGCACTCCTTAGTCCCTTTTCTGGCCCCCAGCCAGCCCGACCCCTCTGTGCAGCCAAGTGAGGCCCAGCAACCTGCCAGCCACCCAGTGGCCTCCACCCAGAGCAAAG AACCTGCTGAGTCGGCGGCTGTGGCTCATGAGCAGCCACCAGGTGGGACAGGGAGTGCTGACCCTGGGCGGCCCCCTGGAGCCACCTgccctgagagcccagggcccggACCCCCCCACACTTTGGGGGTGGTGGAACCTGGAAAGGGTCCCCCTCCCACCACTGAGGAGGAGGCCCCTGGTCCTCCAGGAGAGCCCCGGCTGGACAGCGAGACGGAGAGTGACCATGATGATGC CTTCCTCTCCATCATGTCTCCCGAGATCCAGTTGCCCCTGCCACCCGGGAAACGCCGGACCCAGTCCCTCAGTGCCCTGCCAAAGGAACGAGACTCCTCTTCGGAGAAGGATGGACGCAGCCCCAACAAG CGGGAGAAGGACCATATTCGGCGGCCCATGAACGCCTTCATGATCTTCAGCAAGCGGCACCGGGCCCTGGTCCACCAGCGTCACCCCAACCAGGACAACCGGACCGTCAGCAAGATTCTGGGCGAGTGGTGGTACGCCCTGGGgcccaaggagaagcagaagtacCATGACCTGGCCTTCCAG GTGAAAGAGGCCCACTTTAAGGCTCACCCAGACTGGAAGTGGTGCAACAAGGACCGGAAGAAGTCCAGCTCAGAGGCCAAGCCTGCGAGCCTGGGGCTAGCAGGAGGACACAAGGAGACTCGGGAGCGGAGCATGTCGGAGACGGGGACTGCCGCTGCCCCTGGAG TGTCCTCGGAGCTCCTCTCCGTCGCAGCCCAGACACTCCTGAGCTCGGATACCAAGGCTCCAGGGAGTGGTTCCTGTGGGACAGAGCGTCTGCACACAGTGGGGGGACCTGGCTCGGCCCGGCCCCGAGCCTTCTCCCACAGTGGGGTCCACAGCCTGGATGGTGGGGAAGTAGATAGCCAGGCACTACAGGAACTGACTCag ATGGTATCCGGCCCCGCATCCTATTCTGGTCCAAAGCCTtccacccagtatggggctccaGGCCCCTTCTCAGCCTCTGGTGAGGGAGGTGCCCTGGCGGCTGGCGGGCGACCCCCGCTGCTGCCCACCCGGGCCTCCCGTTCCCAGCGTGCAGCCAGTGAGGACATGACCAGTGACGAGGAACGCATGGTCATctgtgaggaggagggagacgATGATGTCATTG CTGATGATGGCTTCGGCGCCACTGACATTGACCTTAAGTGCAAGGAGCGGGTGACTGATAGCGAGAGCGGAGACAGCTCTGGGGAGGACCCAGAGGGCAGCAAG GGTTTTGGCCAGAAGGTGTTCTCGCCCGTGATTCGTTCCTCCTTCACCCACTGCCGCCCACCGTTGGACCCTGAGCCCCCAGGGCCCCCGGATCCATCACCTCCAGCCTTTGGCAAAGGCTACGGGCCCACCCCTTCGTCGTCCTCGTCCtcacctgcctcctcctcagtCTCAGCCGCCACCTCCTTCCCACTGGGCTCAGGGACCTTCAAGGCCCAGGAGTCAGGTCAGGGCAGCACGGCAGGCCCACTACGACCCCCacctcctggggctgggggcccagGGACACCTTCCAAGGCCACCCGGTTCCTCCCATCGGATCCTGCCGCCTTCCGGCGCAAGAGACCTGAAAGTGTGGGAGGCCTGGAGCCACCAGGCCCCTCAGTCATTGCAGCACCTCCCGGCGGGGGAGGAAGTGTCCTGCAGACGCTGGTCCTGCCCCCAAATAAGGAGGAACGGGAAGGCAGCGGAACCCGCATGCCCTCGGCCCCAGCCCCGTCACTGGCCTATGGGGCCCCAACAGCCCCCCTGTCCCGCCCAGCTGCTACCATGGTCACCAACGTGGTGCGGCCCGTCAGTAGCACTCCTGTGCCCATCGCCTCTAAGCCCTTCCCTACCTCTGGCCGGGCTGAGGCATCTCCAAATGACACTGTGGGTGCCAGGACTGAGCCGGTCACGGGGTCCCGGGCGCCAGGGAGCTCCCCGTTGGGTGTAAGCTTAGTGTACTCGGACAAGAAGTCGGCAGCAGCCTCCTCGCCGGCCCCGCACCTGGTGGCTGGGCCCCTCCTTGGTACTGTGGGAAAGGCCCCTGCCACAGTCACCAACCTGCTGGTGGGCACACCGGGTTATGGTGCCCCAGCGCCCCCTGCTGTTCAGTTCATAGCCCAGGGGGCCCCTGGCAGTGGAGCCACCACAGGCTCTGGAGCAGGCGCTGGGAGTGGCCCCAATGGGCCAGTGCCCCTGGGCATCTTGCAGCCGGGCACCTTGGGCAAGGCTGGGGGAATCACCCAGGTGCAGTACATCCTACCCACGCTGCCCCAGCAGCTTCAGGTGGCGCCTGCCCCGGCACCAGCCCCTGGGACCAAGGCAGCAGCTCCTGGCGGCCCCGCACCAACCACCAGCATCCGTTTCACCCTCCCCCCGGGCACCTCCACCAACGGCAAAGTTCTGGCGGCCACCGCACCCACCCCTGGCATCCCCATCCTGCAGTCCGtaccctctgccccgccccccaaaG cCCAGTCGGTGTCTCCTGTACAGGCTCCGCCCTCGGGTGGCTCAGCTCAGCTGCTGCCTGGGAAGGTACTGGTGCCCCTGGCGGCCCCTAGCATGTCCGTGCGGGGTGGAGGGGCTGGCCAGCCACTGCCCCTGGTGAGCCCGCCTTTCTCAGTACCTTTGCAGAATGGGGCCCAGCCACCCAGCAAG ATCATTCAGCTGACTCCGGTGCCTGTCAGCACACCCAGTGGCCTGGTGCCGCCCCTCAGCCCAGCCACACTCTCCGGACCCACCTCCCAGCCTCAGAAGGTCCTGCTGCCCTCCTCTACCAG AATCACCTACGTGCAGTCAGCGGGTGGGCACGCCTTGCCCTTGGGCACCAGCCCTACGTCCAGCCAGGCTGGAACAGTCACCTCATATGGGCCCACGAGCTCGGTAGCCCTAGGCTTCACCTCGCTGGGGCCCAGTGGACCTGCCTTTGTGCAGCCCCTGCTTTCAG GCCAAGCTCCATTGCTGGCTCCTGGCCAGGTGGGCGTGTCGCCAGTGCCCAGCCCCCAGCTGCCGCCAGCCTGCACAGCCCCCGGAGGTCCCGTCATCACTGCATTTTACCCTGGCAGCCCTGCACCCACCTCCTCTGCAACCCTAGCCCAGCCATCCCAGGCTCCCCCAGGTCTGGTCTACACCGTGGCCACTAGCACCCCACCTGCTGCCACCATCCTGCCGAAGGGTCCACCAGCCCCTGCTACTGCCACCCCGGCCCCTACTAGCCCTTTCCCTAATGCTTCAG cAGGCTCCATGACCTACAGCTTAGTGGCCCCCAAGGCCCAGCGGCCCACCCCCAAGGCCCCCCAGAAAGTGAAGGCTGCCATTGCCAGCATTCCCGTGGGTTCCTTTGAGGCAGGTGCCCCTGGGCGGTCAGGCCCTGCAGCTCGGCAGCCCTTGGAGCCTGGCCCAGCCCGGGAGCCCCCTCCCACTGAGTCTGAGCTTGAGGGGCAGCCTACGACACCGgcccctccaccacccccagaGACCTGGGCTCCCATGGCCCGGAGCagccccccgcctcccccgcctGCTGAGGAGCGGACAAGCAGCAAGGGCCCTGAGACTGTG GCCAGCAAATTCCCCAGCTCTTCGTCTTCAGACTGGCGAGTCCCTGGGCTGGGTCTGGAGACCCGTGGGGAgcctcccacccctcccagcccagcGCCAGCTCCGGCTTCAGCCCCTGGCGGcagtggcagcagcagcagcgaggGCAGCAGTGGGAGGGCAGCCGGGGACACCCCTGAGCGCAAGGAGGCCGCTGGTACCGGCAAGAAGGTGAAGGTGCGGCCCCCGCCCCTGAAGAAGACCTTTGACTCTGTGGACAA CAGGGTCCTGTCAGAGGTGGACTTTGAAGAGCGCTTTGCTGAGCTGCCTGAGTTCCGGCCTGAGGAGGTGCTGCCTTCGCCCACCCTGCAGTCTCTGGCCACTTCGCCCCGGGCCATCCTGGGCTCCTACCGCAAGAAGAGGAAGAACTCCACCG ACCTGGACTCGGCCCCCGAAGACCCCACCTCGCCGAAACGCAAGATGAGGAGACGCTCCAGCtgcagctcagagcccaacaccCCCAAGAGTGCCAAGTGCGAGGGGGACATCTTTACCTTCGACCGTACAG GTACGGAAGCGGAGGATGTGCTCGGGGAGCTGGAATATGAGAAGGTGCCATACTCTTCCCTGCGGCGTACCCTGGACCAGCGCCGGGCCCTGGTCATGCAGCTCTTCCAGGACCATGGCTTCTTCCCATCAG CCCAGGCCACGGCAGCTTTCCAGGCCCGCTACGCAGACATCTTCCCCTCCAAGGTGTGTCTGCAGTTGAAGATCCGTGAGGTGCGCCAGAAGATCATGCAGGCGGCCACTCCCACGGAGCAGCCCCCTGGAGCTGAGGCCTCCCTTCCTGGACCGCCCCCCACTGGCACTGCTGCTGCCCCTGTTCCCACTCCCAGCCCTGCTGGGGGCCCTGACCCCACCTCACCTGGCTCGGACTCTGGCACAGCTCCAGCTGCCCCGCCACTGCCTCCACCTCCAGAGCCGGGTCCCGGACAGCCTGGCTGGGAGGGTCCCCCCCAGccgtcccccccgccccccggcccctcCACAGCTGCCACAGGCAGGTGA
- the CIC gene encoding protein capicua homolog isoform X5 produces the protein MYSAHRPLVPASGAASRGLGMFVWTNVEPRSVAVFPWHSLVPFLAPSQPDPSVQPSEAQQPASHPVASTQSKEPAESAAVAHEQPPGGTGSADPGRPPGATCPESPGPGPPHTLGVVEPGKGPPPTTEEEAPGPPGEPRLDSETESDHDDAFLSIMSPEIQLPLPPGKRRTQSLSALPKERDSSSEKDGRSPNKREKDHIRRPMNAFMIFSKRHRALVHQRHPNQDNRTVSKILGEWWYALGPKEKQKYHDLAFQVKEAHFKAHPDWKWCNKDRKKSSSEAKPASLGLAGGHKETRERSMSETGTAAAPGVSSELLSVAAQTLLSSDTKAPGSGSCGTERLHTVGGPGSARPRAFSHSGVHSLDGGEVDSQALQELTQMVSGPASYSGPKPSTQYGAPGPFSASGEGGALAAGGRPPLLPTRASRSQRAASEDMTSDEERMVICEEEGDDDVIADDGFGATDIDLKCKERVTDSESGDSSGEDPEGSKGFGQKVFSPVIRSSFTHCRPPLDPEPPGPPDPSPPAFGKGYGPTPSSSSSSPASSSVSAATSFPLGSGTFKAQESGQGSTAGPLRPPPPGAGGPGTPSKATRFLPSDPAAFRRKRPESVGGLEPPGPSVIAAPPGGGGSVLQTLVLPPNKEEREGSGTRMPSAPAPSLAYGAPTAPLSRPAATMVTNVVRPVSSTPVPIASKPFPTSGRAEASPNDTVGARTEPVTGSRAPGSSPLGVSLVYSDKKSAAASSPAPHLVAGPLLGTVGKAPATVTNLLVGTPGYGAPAPPAVQFIAQGAPGSGATTGSGAGAGSGPNGPVPLGILQPGTLGKAGGITQVQYILPTLPQQLQVAPAPAPAPGTKAAAPGGPAPTTSIRFTLPPGTSTNGKVLAATAPTPGIPILQSVPSAPPPKAQSVSPVQAPPSGGSAQLLPGKVLVPLAAPSMSVRGGGAGQPLPLVSPPFSVPLQNGAQPPSKIIQLTPVPVSTPSGLVPPLSPATLSGPTSQPQKVLLPSSTRITYVQSAGGHALPLGTSPTSSQAGTVTSYGPTSSVALGFTSLGPSGPAFVQPLLSGQAPLLAPGQVGVSPVPSPQLPPACTAPGGPVITAFYPGSPAPTSSATLAQPSQAPPGLVYTVATSTPPAATILPKGPPAPATATPAPTSPFPNASAGSMTYSLVAPKAQRPTPKAPQKVKAAIASIPVGSFEAGAPGRSGPAARQPLEPGPAREPPPTESELEGQPTTPAPPPPPETWAPMARSSPPPPPPAEERTSSKGPETVASKFPSSSSSDWRVPGLGLETRGEPPTPPSPAPAPASAPGGSGSSSSEGSSGRAAGDTPERKEAAGTGKKVKVRPPPLKKTFDSVDKVLSEVDFEERFAELPEFRPEEVLPSPTLQSLATSPRAILGSYRKKRKNSTDLDSAPEDPTSPKRKMRRRSSCSSEPNTPKSAKCEGDIFTFDRTGTEAEDVLGELEYEKVPYSSLRRTLDQRRALVMQLFQDHGFFPSAQATAAFQARYADIFPSKVCLQLKIREVRQKIMQAATPTEQPPGAEASLPGPPPTGTAAAPVPTPSPAGGPDPTSPGSDSGTAPAAPPLPPPPEPGPGQPGWEGPPQPSPPPPGPSTAATGR, from the exons ATGTACTCAGCCCACAGGCCCCTGGTGCCCGCGTCCGGCGCGGCCTCCCGTGGCCTCGGCATGTTCG TGTGGACAAATGTGGAACCTCGCTCTGTTGCCGTGTTCCCCTGGCACTCCTTAGTCCCTTTTCTGGCCCCCAGCCAGCCCGACCCCTCTGTGCAGCCAAGTGAGGCCCAGCAACCTGCCAGCCACCCAGTGGCCTCCACCCAGAGCAAAG AACCTGCTGAGTCGGCGGCTGTGGCTCATGAGCAGCCACCAGGTGGGACAGGGAGTGCTGACCCTGGGCGGCCCCCTGGAGCCACCTgccctgagagcccagggcccggACCCCCCCACACTTTGGGGGTGGTGGAACCTGGAAAGGGTCCCCCTCCCACCACTGAGGAGGAGGCCCCTGGTCCTCCAGGAGAGCCCCGGCTGGACAGCGAGACGGAGAGTGACCATGATGATGC CTTCCTCTCCATCATGTCTCCCGAGATCCAGTTGCCCCTGCCACCCGGGAAACGCCGGACCCAGTCCCTCAGTGCCCTGCCAAAGGAACGAGACTCCTCTTCGGAGAAGGATGGACGCAGCCCCAACAAG CGGGAGAAGGACCATATTCGGCGGCCCATGAACGCCTTCATGATCTTCAGCAAGCGGCACCGGGCCCTGGTCCACCAGCGTCACCCCAACCAGGACAACCGGACCGTCAGCAAGATTCTGGGCGAGTGGTGGTACGCCCTGGGgcccaaggagaagcagaagtacCATGACCTGGCCTTCCAG GTGAAAGAGGCCCACTTTAAGGCTCACCCAGACTGGAAGTGGTGCAACAAGGACCGGAAGAAGTCCAGCTCAGAGGCCAAGCCTGCGAGCCTGGGGCTAGCAGGAGGACACAAGGAGACTCGGGAGCGGAGCATGTCGGAGACGGGGACTGCCGCTGCCCCTGGAG TGTCCTCGGAGCTCCTCTCCGTCGCAGCCCAGACACTCCTGAGCTCGGATACCAAGGCTCCAGGGAGTGGTTCCTGTGGGACAGAGCGTCTGCACACAGTGGGGGGACCTGGCTCGGCCCGGCCCCGAGCCTTCTCCCACAGTGGGGTCCACAGCCTGGATGGTGGGGAAGTAGATAGCCAGGCACTACAGGAACTGACTCag ATGGTATCCGGCCCCGCATCCTATTCTGGTCCAAAGCCTtccacccagtatggggctccaGGCCCCTTCTCAGCCTCTGGTGAGGGAGGTGCCCTGGCGGCTGGCGGGCGACCCCCGCTGCTGCCCACCCGGGCCTCCCGTTCCCAGCGTGCAGCCAGTGAGGACATGACCAGTGACGAGGAACGCATGGTCATctgtgaggaggagggagacgATGATGTCATTG CTGATGATGGCTTCGGCGCCACTGACATTGACCTTAAGTGCAAGGAGCGGGTGACTGATAGCGAGAGCGGAGACAGCTCTGGGGAGGACCCAGAGGGCAGCAAG GGTTTTGGCCAGAAGGTGTTCTCGCCCGTGATTCGTTCCTCCTTCACCCACTGCCGCCCACCGTTGGACCCTGAGCCCCCAGGGCCCCCGGATCCATCACCTCCAGCCTTTGGCAAAGGCTACGGGCCCACCCCTTCGTCGTCCTCGTCCtcacctgcctcctcctcagtCTCAGCCGCCACCTCCTTCCCACTGGGCTCAGGGACCTTCAAGGCCCAGGAGTCAGGTCAGGGCAGCACGGCAGGCCCACTACGACCCCCacctcctggggctgggggcccagGGACACCTTCCAAGGCCACCCGGTTCCTCCCATCGGATCCTGCCGCCTTCCGGCGCAAGAGACCTGAAAGTGTGGGAGGCCTGGAGCCACCAGGCCCCTCAGTCATTGCAGCACCTCCCGGCGGGGGAGGAAGTGTCCTGCAGACGCTGGTCCTGCCCCCAAATAAGGAGGAACGGGAAGGCAGCGGAACCCGCATGCCCTCGGCCCCAGCCCCGTCACTGGCCTATGGGGCCCCAACAGCCCCCCTGTCCCGCCCAGCTGCTACCATGGTCACCAACGTGGTGCGGCCCGTCAGTAGCACTCCTGTGCCCATCGCCTCTAAGCCCTTCCCTACCTCTGGCCGGGCTGAGGCATCTCCAAATGACACTGTGGGTGCCAGGACTGAGCCGGTCACGGGGTCCCGGGCGCCAGGGAGCTCCCCGTTGGGTGTAAGCTTAGTGTACTCGGACAAGAAGTCGGCAGCAGCCTCCTCGCCGGCCCCGCACCTGGTGGCTGGGCCCCTCCTTGGTACTGTGGGAAAGGCCCCTGCCACAGTCACCAACCTGCTGGTGGGCACACCGGGTTATGGTGCCCCAGCGCCCCCTGCTGTTCAGTTCATAGCCCAGGGGGCCCCTGGCAGTGGAGCCACCACAGGCTCTGGAGCAGGCGCTGGGAGTGGCCCCAATGGGCCAGTGCCCCTGGGCATCTTGCAGCCGGGCACCTTGGGCAAGGCTGGGGGAATCACCCAGGTGCAGTACATCCTACCCACGCTGCCCCAGCAGCTTCAGGTGGCGCCTGCCCCGGCACCAGCCCCTGGGACCAAGGCAGCAGCTCCTGGCGGCCCCGCACCAACCACCAGCATCCGTTTCACCCTCCCCCCGGGCACCTCCACCAACGGCAAAGTTCTGGCGGCCACCGCACCCACCCCTGGCATCCCCATCCTGCAGTCCGtaccctctgccccgccccccaaaG cCCAGTCGGTGTCTCCTGTACAGGCTCCGCCCTCGGGTGGCTCAGCTCAGCTGCTGCCTGGGAAGGTACTGGTGCCCCTGGCGGCCCCTAGCATGTCCGTGCGGGGTGGAGGGGCTGGCCAGCCACTGCCCCTGGTGAGCCCGCCTTTCTCAGTACCTTTGCAGAATGGGGCCCAGCCACCCAGCAAG ATCATTCAGCTGACTCCGGTGCCTGTCAGCACACCCAGTGGCCTGGTGCCGCCCCTCAGCCCAGCCACACTCTCCGGACCCACCTCCCAGCCTCAGAAGGTCCTGCTGCCCTCCTCTACCAG AATCACCTACGTGCAGTCAGCGGGTGGGCACGCCTTGCCCTTGGGCACCAGCCCTACGTCCAGCCAGGCTGGAACAGTCACCTCATATGGGCCCACGAGCTCGGTAGCCCTAGGCTTCACCTCGCTGGGGCCCAGTGGACCTGCCTTTGTGCAGCCCCTGCTTTCAG GCCAAGCTCCATTGCTGGCTCCTGGCCAGGTGGGCGTGTCGCCAGTGCCCAGCCCCCAGCTGCCGCCAGCCTGCACAGCCCCCGGAGGTCCCGTCATCACTGCATTTTACCCTGGCAGCCCTGCACCCACCTCCTCTGCAACCCTAGCCCAGCCATCCCAGGCTCCCCCAGGTCTGGTCTACACCGTGGCCACTAGCACCCCACCTGCTGCCACCATCCTGCCGAAGGGTCCACCAGCCCCTGCTACTGCCACCCCGGCCCCTACTAGCCCTTTCCCTAATGCTTCAG cAGGCTCCATGACCTACAGCTTAGTGGCCCCCAAGGCCCAGCGGCCCACCCCCAAGGCCCCCCAGAAAGTGAAGGCTGCCATTGCCAGCATTCCCGTGGGTTCCTTTGAGGCAGGTGCCCCTGGGCGGTCAGGCCCTGCAGCTCGGCAGCCCTTGGAGCCTGGCCCAGCCCGGGAGCCCCCTCCCACTGAGTCTGAGCTTGAGGGGCAGCCTACGACACCGgcccctccaccacccccagaGACCTGGGCTCCCATGGCCCGGAGCagccccccgcctcccccgcctGCTGAGGAGCGGACAAGCAGCAAGGGCCCTGAGACTGTG GCCAGCAAATTCCCCAGCTCTTCGTCTTCAGACTGGCGAGTCCCTGGGCTGGGTCTGGAGACCCGTGGGGAgcctcccacccctcccagcccagcGCCAGCTCCGGCTTCAGCCCCTGGCGGcagtggcagcagcagcagcgaggGCAGCAGTGGGAGGGCAGCCGGGGACACCCCTGAGCGCAAGGAGGCCGCTGGTACCGGCAAGAAGGTGAAGGTGCGGCCCCCGCCCCTGAAGAAGACCTTTGACTCTGTGGACAA GGTCCTGTCAGAGGTGGACTTTGAAGAGCGCTTTGCTGAGCTGCCTGAGTTCCGGCCTGAGGAGGTGCTGCCTTCGCCCACCCTGCAGTCTCTGGCCACTTCGCCCCGGGCCATCCTGGGCTCCTACCGCAAGAAGAGGAAGAACTCCACCG ACCTGGACTCGGCCCCCGAAGACCCCACCTCGCCGAAACGCAAGATGAGGAGACGCTCCAGCtgcagctcagagcccaacaccCCCAAGAGTGCCAAGTGCGAGGGGGACATCTTTACCTTCGACCGTACAG GTACGGAAGCGGAGGATGTGCTCGGGGAGCTGGAATATGAGAAGGTGCCATACTCTTCCCTGCGGCGTACCCTGGACCAGCGCCGGGCCCTGGTCATGCAGCTCTTCCAGGACCATGGCTTCTTCCCATCAG CCCAGGCCACGGCAGCTTTCCAGGCCCGCTACGCAGACATCTTCCCCTCCAAGGTGTGTCTGCAGTTGAAGATCCGTGAGGTGCGCCAGAAGATCATGCAGGCGGCCACTCCCACGGAGCAGCCCCCTGGAGCTGAGGCCTCCCTTCCTGGACCGCCCCCCACTGGCACTGCTGCTGCCCCTGTTCCCACTCCCAGCCCTGCTGGGGGCCCTGACCCCACCTCACCTGGCTCGGACTCTGGCACAGCTCCAGCTGCCCCGCCACTGCCTCCACCTCCAGAGCCGGGTCCCGGACAGCCTGGCTGGGAGGGTCCCCCCCAGccgtcccccccgccccccggcccctcCACAGCTGCCACAGGCAGGTGA
- the PAFAH1B3 gene encoding platelet-activating factor acetylhydrolase IB subunit alpha1 isoform X2, whose translation MHQCEIWRELFSPLHALNFGIGSDSTQHVLWRLENGELEHIRPKIVVVWVGTNNHGHTAEQVTGGIKAIVDLVNQRQPQARVVVLGLLPRGQHPNPLREKNRRVNELVRAALAGHPRAHFLDADPGFVHSDGTISHHDMYDYLHLSRLGYTPVCRALHSLLLHLLAQDQGQGVALPEATP comes from the exons ATGCACCAGTGCGAG ATCTGGCGGGAACTCTTTTCTCCTCTGCACGCACTTAACTTTGGCATTGGCAGTGATAGCACGCAACATGTGCTTTGGCGGCTGGAGAATGGGGAGCTGGAACACATCCGACCCAAG ATTGTGGTGGTCTGGGTGGGTACCAACAACCATGGGCACACAGCAGAGCAAGTGACTGGTGGCATCAAGGCCATTGTGGACCTGGTGAACCAGCGGCAGCCCCAGGCCCGCGTCGTGGTGCTG GGCCTGCTTCCGAGGGGCCAGCACCCTAACCCACTTCGTGAGAAAAACCGACGGGTGAACGAGCTGGTCCGAGCAGCACTGGCTGGCCACCCACGAGCCCACTTCCTGGATGCCGACCCCGGCTTTGTGCACTCAGACGGTACCATAAGTCACCATGACATGTACGATTACCTGCACCTGAGCCGCCTGGGCTACACACCTGTCTGTCGAGCCCTGCACTCCCTGCTTCTGCATCTGCTGGCCCAAGATCAGGGCCAGGGGGTCGCCCTGCCAGAGGCCACACCCTAA
- the PAFAH1B3 gene encoding platelet-activating factor acetylhydrolase IB subunit alpha1 isoform X1, whose product MSGGENPASKPTPVQDVQGDGRWMSLHHRFVADSKDKEPEVVFIGDSLVQLMHQCEIWRELFSPLHALNFGIGSDSTQHVLWRLENGELEHIRPKIVVVWVGTNNHGHTAEQVTGGIKAIVDLVNQRQPQARVVVLGLLPRGQHPNPLREKNRRVNELVRAALAGHPRAHFLDADPGFVHSDGTISHHDMYDYLHLSRLGYTPVCRALHSLLLHLLAQDQGQGVALPEATP is encoded by the exons ATGAGCGGAGGGGAGAACCCGGCCAGCAAGCCCACGCCGGTGCAGGACGTGCAGGGCGACGGACGCTGGATGTCCCTG CACCATCGCTTCGTGGCCGACAGCAAAGATAAGGAACCCGAAGTCGTCTTTATCGGGGACTCGTTGGTCCAGCTAATGCACCAGTGCGAG ATCTGGCGGGAACTCTTTTCTCCTCTGCACGCACTTAACTTTGGCATTGGCAGTGATAGCACGCAACATGTGCTTTGGCGGCTGGAGAATGGGGAGCTGGAACACATCCGACCCAAG ATTGTGGTGGTCTGGGTGGGTACCAACAACCATGGGCACACAGCAGAGCAAGTGACTGGTGGCATCAAGGCCATTGTGGACCTGGTGAACCAGCGGCAGCCCCAGGCCCGCGTCGTGGTGCTG GGCCTGCTTCCGAGGGGCCAGCACCCTAACCCACTTCGTGAGAAAAACCGACGGGTGAACGAGCTGGTCCGAGCAGCACTGGCTGGCCACCCACGAGCCCACTTCCTGGATGCCGACCCCGGCTTTGTGCACTCAGACGGTACCATAAGTCACCATGACATGTACGATTACCTGCACCTGAGCCGCCTGGGCTACACACCTGTCTGTCGAGCCCTGCACTCCCTGCTTCTGCATCTGCTGGCCCAAGATCAGGGCCAGGGGGTCGCCCTGCCAGAGGCCACACCCTAA